Within Caproicibacterium argilliputei, the genomic segment AAGAGGACGGCGGCGATTTGTACCTCATTAACGGCGCCATGACCAAACTTGCTGATGCCGGCGCTTTCGCGGGTACAGACAACAACAGAGAGGAGGAACAATCCGATGAGTACCAATCTACAGAACCAGAATCAGCGCCAGACGCGGGGACAGAGTCTGAAGTCCGTATCAGAAAGCGGGTGCGAAATGCCAGCGGCGGCTCGCCGCTTTTGGAAGTGGACGAATCAGACGGGCGAAGAGCCGTCCGCAGAGCGGATTCTTGAACTGTACGGCACGATTGCCGAGGAAAGCTGGTTTGACGATGACATCACCCCGGCTGCGTTCCGCGAGGAGCTTTTCGCGGGAAGCGGCCCCGTCACCATCTGGATCAATTCGCCCGGCGGAGACTGCATCGCCGCCAGCCAGATTTATACCATGCTGATGGACTACAAGGGCGATGTGACTGTCAAGGTGGACGGCATCGCAGCATCCGCGGCTTCGGTCGTGGCGATGGCGGGAACCAAAGTGCTGATGGCGCCCACTGCGCTCATGATGATCCACAACCCGGCGACGGTGGCGTTCGGCGACCATGCTGACATGGCAAAGGCAATTGATATGCTCTCCGAGGTCAAGGAAAGCATCATCAACGCCTATGAAATCAAGACGGGGCTTTCCCACGCACAGCTATCGCACATGATGGACGACACCACCTGGATGAACGCCAAAAAGGCCATCGAACTCGGATTTGCGGATGATATCCTGGCGGATGAAAAACGAGGATCCGCAGCGGACACCGAGGGATATGCGTTCTCCGCCTCAGCGGTGGAACGCACCCTCATGAATAAGCTTTCCGGCAAAGCATCCTGCAAGCCGGAAAAACAACCCAAAGGGCGCCCGGTCGATGAACTGAAGGCGTCCCTTTACAAAAAACTGCTGTAAAGCAAGGAGGATTTTTATCATGACGATTACCGAAATGAGAAACAAAAGGGCCAAGCTGTGGAATACGATGGAGGGCTTCCTCGATACCCACAGGAACGAAATGGGCGTGTTGTCCGCGGAGGATGACGCCGCCTATGCCAAGATGGAGCATGACATGGACAGCCTCACCAACGAAATCAAGCGCATGGAGCGCCGGGACGCCATTGAAGCGGAACTGAACAAGCCCGTGAACAGCCCTATTACTGAAGCGCCCGAACGTGCCGCGTCCCTCAAGCCGGAGAAAGCCGGCAGAGCCTCCAACGCCTACAAAGAGGACTTTGACCGCCACCTGCGCGGCAAGGTGGCGCTGCATAATGTCCTGTCCGAGGGCGTGGACGCGGACGGCGGCTATCTGGTGCCGACGGAATTTGAAACCCAGATTGTCACCGCCCTTGAAGCAGAGAATGTGATCCGCTCCCTCGCCAAGGTCATCACCACACAGCACGAACGCAAAATTCCCATTGCCACAGGCCACTCCACCGCACAATGGACTGCGGAGAACGCCGCATACACCGAGAGCAATCCGACCTTCGGGCAGAAGCAGATCGACGCCTTTAAACTGACCGACCTCTGCCGCGTCAGCGTGGAGCTTCTGCAGGATTCCGCCTTCGATATTGAAGATTACCTCATGAATGAATTTGCCAGAGCCTTTGGCATCGCCGAGGAGGAAGCCTTCTGCGTGGGGACCGGAACGAACCAGCCTACGGGCATTTTCACCGCGAACGGCGGCACGGTCGGTGTGACCGCGGCGGCACAAAACGCCATCACGGCGGACGAGTTGATCAGCCTTGTGTATGCGCTGAAATCTCCGTACCGCAGGAACGCCAAGTTCCTCATGAACGACGCGACCATTTCCGCCATCCGCAAGCTGAAGGACTCCAACGGTGTATATCTGTGGCAGCCTTCCCTGCAGGCGGGTGAACCTGACAAGCTGCTCGGATACGACCTGTACACTTCTCCTTATGTGCCGGCGATGGCAGCGGATGCCTATACCGTGGCGTTCGGCGATTTCAAAAATTATTGGATCGGCGACCGCGCGGGCAGAACCGTGCAGAGACTGAATGAGTTGTATGCCACCAACGGTCAGATCGGTTATGTGGCTACGGAACGTGTGGACGGCAAGGTCATTCTGACAGAAGGCATCCAGCTTCTGCAGATGAAGGCGGGTTCGTAATTGAGAAAGGGGGCGGCGGTCATGGCACTGGATACACTGCTTGAAAAGGTCAAAGCGAATCTGATTCTTTCGCATACGGTAGACGATGAGCTTTTGCAGCTGTACATCACCGCCGCCGTCCGTTATGCCGAAAGCTATCAGCACATTTCGGCGGGCTATTATGGGGAAAACGAGATGACACCGACTACAGAGCAGGCGGTCATCATGCTGGCAAGCCATTTTTATGAATCGAGGGACGGCTCCACGGGCGGCTTTTTTGCCGATTCTGTGCAGGCGGGCCGGCAGGTCTGGGAAACGGTGAACCTGCTGCTGCGGCTTGACCGGGATTGGAAAGTATGAGAGCCTTGCAAGCAAGGCTCGCGAGTTTTATGCTTTTCAGCATAAACGCTTGCCGAAATTTTGCTTCGCAAAACCGCATAAAACATCGCAGATAAGGAGGGCTTGTATTGTCTTTCGGAAAAATGAACAGTTTCATCGACATTATCTCCAACGCGCCGGTCAAGGACGCGGACGGCTTTGTCACGCAGGGCGACACAGTTCTTGCCTCCGTTCGTGCCTACAAGGAGGAGCGCAACGGCTCGGAGCGCTGGGCCAACATGGCGGTATTTTCCGAAGCGTCCGTGCTGTTCCGTTTCCGCAAAATCCCCGGCGTCGAGGTCAGTCCGGCACAATTCATCGTCTGCGAGGAAAAACGCTACCGCATCACCAGCGCGGAGGATGTGCGCGGGCGCGGGATGTATGTGGAATGCCTGTGCGAGCTGGTGGAAGGGAGCGTGAACTGATATGGCTCGGGCTGAAATGAAAATGCCGGAGGAATTTCTCTTGAAGGTTTCCCGGCTGAATGAAAAGACAGACGAAATTTTGCCCCGTGTGCTGGAGACCGGCGGGCAGGTGGTGCTGGAGCGGGTAAAATCCAACCTCTCCGCCGTCGTCGGGAAAGGCACGAAAAATCCAAGCCGCTCCACCGGCGAACTGGAAAGCGCGCTGGGACTTTCGCCCGCCAAGCCTAAGCGGGACGGTTCCGGCTGGGACATCAAGGTCGGCTTTGCCGAGCCGCGCTCGGGCGGCGGCAGTAACGCAAAAATCGCCAATATTCTGGAGTACGGCAAGCACGGTCAGCCGCCCAAGCCCTTTCTCAAGCCGGCGAAAACCCAGAGCCGTAAGGCCTGCATTGAAACCATGGAGGCAAAGCTGGACGAGGAGGTGCGGGGAATATGAGCGTGCTTTCGGAACTGAATACGCTTCTCACGCCCATTCTCCCTGTGGAGACGGGCGTTTTTTCAGGCGTTCCGCCCGATGAATATCTGGTGCTGACGCCGCTGACGGACGATTTCGCCCTCTTTGGCGACAACGCGCCGCTGATGGATGTGTCCGAAGTGCGGATTTCGCTCTTTTCCAAGGGCAATTACCTGCAGCGCAAGCGGCAGATTACGCAGGCGCTTTTGAACGCCGGCTTCACCGTCACCGGACGCACCTATGTCGGGCACGAGGACGATACCGGCTACCACCACTACGCAATCGACATTGCGCAGTCTTATGAAACGGAGGAATAATTTATGGCGACTATCGGGCTGGATAAGCTCTATTACGCAAAAATCACCGAAGCCGAGGACGGTGAGGAAACCTACGGCACCCCGGAAATTCTCGCGAAGGCCATCTCGGCGGAATTGTCGATAGAACTTGCCGAAGCGACCCTTTATGCCGATGACGGCGCGTCGGAGGTGGTGAAGGACTTCAAATCCGGCAAGCTGACGCTGGGCGTGGACGATATCGGCATCACGGCCGCGCAGGATCTCACCGGCGCGGCGGCGGACGACAACGGCGTGCTGATTTCCGCCGGAGAAAACATTGCCCCGCCGGTGGCAATCGGCTTTCGCGCCCTGCGGGCAAACGGCAAGTATCGGTATTTCTGGCTGTACCGCGTCATCTTCGGCATTCCGTCCGCCAACCTGCAGACCAAAGGCGATTCCATCACCTTTCAAACGCCCAGCATTGAGGGCACGGTCATGCGCCGCAACAAACCGGACGCCAAGGCAACGCACCCGTGGAAGGCAGAGGTTTCCGAGGGCGCTTCCGGCGTGACGGCTGAAACCATTTCCGGCTGGTTCGGGCAGGTGTATGAACCCACTTACACCGAAGCGACGTCCGGCGAATAAGGAGGCTGACGCATGGAAAACGAACGAAGTGCTGTGATTAAAATTGGTGGAAAAGACTATGAGCTGGTGCTCACCACCCGCGCCACCAAGGAAATCGCGCGCCGCTACGGCGGGCTGGAGAACCTCGGTGAAAAGCTGATGAAATCCGAGAATTTCGAGATGGCGCTGGATGAGATCATCTGGCTGATTACCCTGTTGGCGAATCAGTCCATTTTGATTCACAATCTCAAAAACAAGGACGCGCCGCAGGAACTGCTGACCGAGGAGGACGTGGAACTGTTGACCTCGCCGCTGGATCTGGCGGCGTACAAGAACGCCATCACCGAGGCGATGTTCAAGGGCACAGCGCGGAATGTGGAAAGTGAGGAGG encodes:
- a CDS encoding HK97-gp10 family putative phage morphogenesis protein, whose amino-acid sequence is MARAEMKMPEEFLLKVSRLNEKTDEILPRVLETGGQVVLERVKSNLSAVVGKGTKNPSRSTGELESALGLSPAKPKRDGSGWDIKVGFAEPRSGGGSNAKIANILEYGKHGQPPKPFLKPAKTQSRKACIETMEAKLDEEVRGI
- a CDS encoding major tail protein; amino-acid sequence: MATIGLDKLYYAKITEAEDGEETYGTPEILAKAISAELSIELAEATLYADDGASEVVKDFKSGKLTLGVDDIGITAAQDLTGAAADDNGVLISAGENIAPPVAIGFRALRANGKYRYFWLYRVIFGIPSANLQTKGDSITFQTPSIEGTVMRRNKPDAKATHPWKAEVSEGASGVTAETISGWFGQVYEPTYTEATSGE
- a CDS encoding head maturation protease, ClpP-related, translating into MPAAARRFWKWTNQTGEEPSAERILELYGTIAEESWFDDDITPAAFREELFAGSGPVTIWINSPGGDCIAASQIYTMLMDYKGDVTVKVDGIAASAASVVAMAGTKVLMAPTALMMIHNPATVAFGDHADMAKAIDMLSEVKESIINAYEIKTGLSHAQLSHMMDDTTWMNAKKAIELGFADDILADEKRGSAADTEGYAFSASAVERTLMNKLSGKASCKPEKQPKGRPVDELKASLYKKLL
- a CDS encoding phage major capsid protein translates to MMTITEMRNKRAKLWNTMEGFLDTHRNEMGVLSAEDDAAYAKMEHDMDSLTNEIKRMERRDAIEAELNKPVNSPITEAPERAASLKPEKAGRASNAYKEDFDRHLRGKVALHNVLSEGVDADGGYLVPTEFETQIVTALEAENVIRSLAKVITTQHERKIPIATGHSTAQWTAENAAYTESNPTFGQKQIDAFKLTDLCRVSVELLQDSAFDIEDYLMNEFARAFGIAEEEAFCVGTGTNQPTGIFTANGGTVGVTAAAQNAITADELISLVYALKSPYRRNAKFLMNDATISAIRKLKDSNGVYLWQPSLQAGEPDKLLGYDLYTSPYVPAMAADAYTVAFGDFKNYWIGDRAGRTVQRLNELYATNGQIGYVATERVDGKVILTEGIQLLQMKAGS
- a CDS encoding head-tail connector protein; translation: MALDTLLEKVKANLILSHTVDDELLQLYITAAVRYAESYQHISAGYYGENEMTPTTEQAVIMLASHFYESRDGSTGGFFADSVQAGRQVWETVNLLLRLDRDWKV
- a CDS encoding head-tail adaptor protein, with product MSFGKMNSFIDIISNAPVKDADGFVTQGDTVLASVRAYKEERNGSERWANMAVFSEASVLFRFRKIPGVEVSPAQFIVCEEKRYRITSAEDVRGRGMYVECLCELVEGSVN